The Maylandia zebra isolate NMK-2024a linkage group LG1, Mzebra_GT3a, whole genome shotgun sequence DNA segment AACACAGCCAAATGAAAACAGAACTCGCTGGACATTTGAGGCATGTACACTGGATAAAAAGCCCACACTTGGCCGTTATGTCTCAAACAAAGAAAGTCAGTTGAGAAAGTGAAATGGGAACAGCAAGACAAAGAAGGAGAAGTGTAAAAAGATGCTTTGTGGAGTGTCTTGAACTGAGTTGCATCACCTTTCAGTTCTGAAAGAGAAAGTAGAGAGCtgccaagttttttttttctttctctgcttcagttttctttttttaaactgaggtAATTTCAGAAACAAATGCTGTGTTAACACCATATgtcaaggaaaaaaagagaaagtctTCCAAAACCCCAGAAGATACTTCATGTATGACATATAGAAATGGATTACTTAAACGTCTGTTTCACTTTAtaatccaggtgttttgtttgtagtGTATCTACTTTCAAATTTCTACACACTTAAATGACTTGTGAAAATTCCTTTTGAACTTTCATCACATATGACGTTTTGTATGTGCCTCTCATCATGGTTATACTTCAGTTGCTGAACTTTCGCTCATGCTGTAAAGATAAAGAAGTAAAATAACACTTCAGCGCGCCACCTATATTTAGCATTTATGGATTTATAGCAGACTGTAAAAGAGTTCCAGCCAGGTGTAAATATTGTAGGATGATGTAATAGAAAATGAACTGATAGTGTGCTAAAAATATATCACATTTCTTCATAGGAAACATTGCTGTTGTGGACAATGAGTTCTCTGCATGGCAACATTTTTGCTGCAAGGTGCTCAAAATGCCAATTAAACCCTTTTAATTGGCATTTTTAAGTAGCAATTATGTACTTTCTGTATCCAACAACCAGAACAGATGTAGTCAGCTAGCATCAGCTGGGCGAGAATGGTTCAGTGTTTACGTAGTGTCACACAAGAATAAGCCTCTTATCGTGTGTAGACAGACCGTGTCCTCTACACACTTGTGGCTTTTGTGCATGTTTTTTGGTACAGCAAGAATAACATGCAACTTCTGTGgcacaaaaatgactccaaaagAGGATGTCCGCAAAACTGTAGTTTCTCTAATGGCCACTAGAGACTCCCAGGTAGTTTAGTAAGCAAGCGTTTTAGTTTAAACTCGGATGTTAGCACACTGCCCTCTGGGCAAATAATGGCCACTTATGGCTTGAAAAAAACCTACATGGCAAAAACGAGACCTTGTGGTAGTTgtggccatcttttatatacagtctatgggtAAAAAGAATACAACAACATGAATGTACTTTTTTTGAGTGAAAGGCTCCCTGTTTCTCAAAAGAGCTTTGAGCAAAATAACACTTCTGTGAAATACACGGTAAAGGCAAGCTAGACGTGAGCAACAAAAACACTCTAGTTACTAGAACTGCACTACATGCCAGAGAAAAATGTGTAGATTTGATTTGGAGAAAAGCTATTATGTCAGTGTACTGTGAAGACTTTACTAATAATTTATACAAGTCACGGTGGGGTGGGGGTTGTTTATTTATAATGTCCCTTTTCTGACCTCAAAATGTTGGTGAGCTGTACGAGTTaacctcagacacagtgtggtgcaactgtgtgtctgtctctcatCGTGTGTGTGCCTGAATATCTGtgtatataatttttttagAAAACCAAAAGTCGCCATCAACCACTTTCCCATCCTGAAACCATAACTCCTGCGGTGACACTCCGCTAAATGTTCTGTAACTTTTCCTTCCCTCTCACTCTCCTTTCTCCATGACCCCGGTTGCGCTGCTGCCACCGCTGTTGCTGCTGCGCTGTCTCCACTTACACGGTGACATCACTGGAGTTTCCCCTGCAGCTGCATAAATACTACAGACTCTCCAGCAGAAGTTCACTCTTAACACAAACAGCACACTCAAAGAGAGAAGTGTCAGCACAGAAGACACAGACAACTGTTCAGtttctggatttctttaaaGATCAGACGGCAGAGGCTTTGTGCACAGCATGGTTGCATACACAACCACACCAGTTGATGTCGAGGCCGGTCCTGAGGCGAAGACTGTAGTTTTAGTTGAGAAGAAATCACCTGCAGAGTGGATATGGAAGGTGTGCGCCGTCCTCGTCGTCGTGGCTCTTTGTTTAGCAGGTGTCCTGCTGTTTGCCTGGTACTGGAATACGAGGCCAGAAAGGATGGTAAGGAGCATCTCATCTTTTCGAGTATGATGAAAAGTCTTTcaaaacctgtgtgtgtgtctatatatGTATCTAAGGATTCTTTTTTCCTCCATGCAGACACAAGTAGGACAGCCAGAAGCACTAAAGGCGAAGAACACTGGCGAAAAACCAGGTGATTATACACATGGGTGCTTATGAGAGGTTTTGAGAGCTACATTTGAGTCTTTGTGGATTATTTGAGACAAGCTCacatttttcttccttccttcagaGCCCCACTCCACGATAAAATGGATCAGCAGCAAAGCCAAGGCAGCCATCCACCTAGAAGGTGAGTCACCGCTTACCTTGATTTGGTCCTCAGCAAACAATAGGCTCATAATCTTAGCCTTCAAAGGAGCTTTTCTGAGTTTTTCTTCTCCCTCTGTGGTATTGGTAGCTCTCTTCTTTTTGGAAACCAAGAGCACAATAAGGAAGTCCCATAAGTCATTCATTAGCTTCAGTCAATACTTCATTCTGCTCTCCAAATAACAAACCTGTCAGTAATTCACACTCCGGTATTTCAAGGCTGTAACGTTTCTGATCTTTACTTGCAGGCAGCGACTCAAAAGGTCATCTGGAGTGGAGGAATGGTCAAGGCCAGGCGTTCGCTCAGGGCGGCTTCAAGTTGGAGGCCAACAAAATCATCATCCCACACACCGGCCTGTACTTCGTCTACAGCCAGGCATCCTTCAGGGTGATCTGTGGGAATAGCGATGACAATGAAGATGAGGAAAAAAGCCTCACAATTCTCAGCCACAGGATCTGGCGCTACTCAGAGTCTGTGGGAAGCCCCTCCACTCTGATGAGCGCCCTGAGGTCGGCATGCCAAGACACCATTCAGGATAGCTTCTCAGACCACGGCTGGTACAACGCCATTTACCTGGGCGCTGTGTTTCAGCTGAATGAAGGAGACACGCTGTGGACAGAAACCAACCAGCTATCAGAGCTGGAGACTGACGAAGGAAGGACCTTCTTTGGCGTGTTTGCACTTTGAAACGACTCTCCGCTTTGAGCAGAAAAGCTGCATGGAGCTTAAAAACTATGTGAACATATAGTTTTTTATTTCATCCACATGGTGATGTTTAAATATTGAAATCTCAATGGAGATGAAATTCCCAGCTGAAAACGTTAGGCTGGTTTTTTAAAACTATATAAACTGTAACAGTTTGCAACATTGTTTCTACTTTAGGCACTTTTGACATATTATTTATACTGACCTGAGATTGTATGAGGCTAGatttcctctgctgtatcaGATGATGACAAGGCTCTTTGGCTCAAGAGTTCAGATACAGAGGTGCTGTCATAgcttgtatgtatttatttgtatttatttgtatttaaatcaCTGGGACCGGGACTTTAAAGGTATTTATATaagtttatataactttaaaaaTTTATATAAGTtgtgaaaagaataaaaatgcagaaaactaCAGAGAATGGTCTCCTGTAATAGTTAGAAGTCTGTCCAGCCGGcgctgcagcacacacacacacacacacacacacacacacacacaagttggCAAAAGCTGCTatgaaattcctccacagccaGCAAATACTTCCTTTGTTGGATCACACAAGTGGAGGGGAATTTCCTgctttttttctgcctcttgCCGAGTGCTGTGTCAGGTGGAGGCCCACAGAAGCCTCAGCTCAGAGTGGGTTTTCCCCAATGGCAGCCATCCACCCCCACACACAGCCTCTCTCGTTCTCGACACCAACCCTTTCCCTGTGCATTACCACATACCTTGCTTTCAGTCAGCTGAAAAAAGACGGAACGGGAAGCTGTGCGAGATGAGGGATCATGGGACTGTGGCACAGCTGGGTTTGTCAGACTGTCATCATCTATAAACACACATCATACAAATAACGGACGCACTTGGGAGCAATTTGTCTACTTTTGTTTCATATGCAAGGCAAACATCCACTCATTGTCTCGGTAATGAGGTTCCCACTGGGCTTTACAGTTGGTCATCGTGTCAAATTTTGCTTCTAGCTTTTGTTTAATGAGTTTTTCTTCTGGGTTTATTTGGTTTTTTGAGTCCTGCAGAGCTGACCTAGAGACAAATATCAAGTTTCACTTGGACATAGATGAATTGGTCAAAACAGCCCGAGCAaatcagaaaaacaacaaataactGGTGACATCTAGTGGATAGTGCAAACATGAGCAAACATGTGCTGTGCCTTTGGAATATGCACAACAATCCATATGATATGTCCACATATTTTAAAACGTATCAATTAAAACACGAGAAATACccagtgaaaaaacaaatattttatttatggtaCCCATATATCTGCATACACATACTCTGAAATATATTAACATTTAATATCTTAGATATAGTGAATACAAATATCCCCAAATCCATGTATATTCTTATATATGTGCAAGATAATAGaacatttctgaagtaatttCTGCATTCATATACTACACTATCAAGTGATCAAGGTACTGCACAGTTAATAAATATGGCctatttcattcatttaagTTGACTTTGACGGTCCTCCCCCAAACCCTGAGCTAAACCGAGTAACAGCGACACAGAGTGGAATCGTTTGTTCGGTTTAAAGTGCACACTGTGATTTacagatatttaaaaatatttgacaAAGTGTTGTGTTACCTGCTAACAGTGTCATTCAGGCGTCATTGCTTTATAAAATCTGGAAATAGCTCATGAATGAAATAGTACATCCGCATTAACTGCCGAATAAATACACTATGTCACATTACTTTAAGTCCTTCATGGATGCTTTCACCACTTAGCTGAAGGcaaaagatgaagaaaataaattaGCTTCATTCCCAATCGTCtgtgggaaaaaggaaaaaattcaTGTACGTATACATACGACACAAAAAACGAAGTTTACAAGTATGACGGGTAACAGATTTACAGGTATAAAAAAATTGTGCTTTCTCTGCATATCTACAGTAATAGCCATCACAGAAGCCCTCAACGTTTCACTGCTGTCCAAACATAAAGTGGTTTAGATTTACAAAAGGCAGAAAGTACAGACTGTGCTTCTATTAAGTATGTTGGAATTTGGATGGCTCCAGTTTTGTAGACTGTATATGAATGTGTTTGACGGATAACTGTACCCCGTGAAATTAGGCAGCCAGAATAGACAGCTGGGCCTTGGTCATCATGGTAAGTGATGGTGATTACTCATATCAAATGTTTCCAGGACtccacagataaaaatcaaacTGTCTGATATCCCATTCAATGCAGTCTCCTTGTGCACATCTGGAACACTTCCATTCTCTGTCCAAGGACCATTCAACCTCATATATGCGCTTCCATGTATCAGAACACTAATGCTTCACCATTTATTTTGGGGCTGACGATGGATTTCCAAGGAGCTAAATCTGGCTGAGTGACAAATTTACAGTGTTTAACCCTTGAAATGCCAAGAAAAACAACTGACCCTCAGGAGGCGATGTCATGGTCTTTAATCCTTTATGTGCTTAAACGATGACAGAACGAAAGATTTACTGCGTTTAACCTTTTAAACGTTCGGAAAATTTCACTCCTCATGAACATCCTGGTTGCACTCCTGACCTCCTGGACTGCCAGAACTGCACACGGAGTGTATTTCCACTGATAACTGGTGTTTGGCCCCACTGAAGCTAAGAGCCCCAAATGGTGATTTGAAAGTAGGGTCAGCATCAGTGCTGGATAAGATCCAGAAGTGCACAAGAGGACGACCCCAAAGGACTGTAGATGGCAATATCTGCAAGATACGTTAGATGCAGGCTTGATGTGACTTGACTTGATGTCTCCTACTGTACTGTACTgctaaataaacacaaacttcAAAAAATACATTGTAAAATATGATTTCAAACCCCAAAGCTATCAAAACTGTCCTCATTCATCAGTAACTTTGATCATTGTCTTCTTCAACATGGGTCTAATAAGGAACTAGCTtattaaaatgcagttttgtaCTTGAACACACAGTCCTGACAACAGACATCCATGCATGCTTAGCTCCCTGGCCGTTTTAAATTATGGCTGTTTAATAATGCACATTTTTCGCTTCTGAGCTTCTCGGCTGCTTTTAGAGGAAACactagagggggaaaaaaagtcaaaactGTACATTGCTTTGTCCCTTTGCAAATTTCAGTTTTCACAACTCTCCTGAAAGCTTAACAGAGAATAGAACAACAACTCTATGacaaaacaatcaaatattacagACCAATATAAATCACTACCGCATGTCTGTCTAGTTAATGAACTCGAGAGACAAAATGTGGAGACGATATagcaaagacacaaacacatccttTGAAGATCCTCGACACTGCGTCTCCACAACGAAACCAGATAACGAATGAGGGAGCGGAATGATTAAGAGACTATTGTTCACTTGATCTTTGAAAAAGACGTCGTGTGCTGCTAGTCTTAGATGTGCTTGTCGCCACGTCGAGCCACCGCGTGCGCCGTGTTTCTGGGTTGAACACAGTGAGATCAAAACTTAGAGGATGGGTGTTACCTGTGTGACTCTCCCCGAGTATAAAGCACTCCCGTGTACTCATTTCAGCTTCCACGCCGTGTTTTAAAACAGTGTCACTACTCCGCTGTGCTCGTTGCCCAAACAAGTGAAACTCACAGTGTCTCGTGCTGTTCTGTGTCCCTCGTGTGCGCCTCCCCCACCCGAACCCTCCCGTGTTTCACCTATTTATACAGCAGCGGGATCTGGCTGTTGTGACAGTGGTTGCGGCTCATCTTGCTGTCTGCTGGGTAGAGGTTGGAGGAGTTGGAGAAGGAAGGTGGGAGGGAATGATTGTCCGTGGTTGGGTTGGGATAGCCGGGCGGAGGGAGCAGGGACTTGGGATCTGGCTGAGAAGAAGGAGGCGGGGCATTGTGGTTCTGATTCTGGCCCGTGGAGGGTCGGCGGCGGTTACGTAGAGCCTGTCGTTCAGCCAGCTGATTGCGGAGCGCCGAAACCCTCTCTTCTTTCtgaaaacacaaccagagtCTGCAGTTACAAACTGAAGCATCCCTACGATGATCTAGAGCAGATATTTGTCATGTGATCGGCACACAGCCCCGGGGGCCGAAGCATCAGCCCGTGACTGACACTCTGTATAACTGCAGCACAAGCATGTCACAGATTTTTATATCAACtctcagaagaagaaaagcacaaacacttttCTGGTGGCCAGCCATGAAGTTAAAACTGCCTGGGTTCCTTTGACAAAAACTGTGGGATTTTTCCATGATGTCAGTTTGTTGAAGTGTATATGCGATCAGTAGGTCTTGCACCAGGTCACATAACTTGACATTTATGATGATGCAGAATTTCCCAGATAACTTCTGTATTCTTATTTAGTTGATTATTAATGAACACTTTCTCTGAGATGCACAAAGGTTTCAAAATTCACAACCGGGGTATTTACTAAAGTATTTATGATGTAGAACAAAAtgtgataataaaataataaaataaaactttttgaCTTTGAGACAATGACCTGCTGCACCTGATGGTGAAAGCAATGAAGAATGTTAGTCAGCTAATGCTGATCCATTTGTTTCAGGATCATTGAAGTCGCTGTTCTGTGGCAGAAAGCATTAAAGCAAACACATCATTTTTACACTGTCAGTTTAAATTAGCCAACATTGAATTAGCCAGGGTTGGCGTGATGATGTGATTTTGCTGCAGGGACAGGAGTGTTTTTCCATACTGTGCAGGACTTTAGAGAATCTGATTCAAAATCTATCTGGTGTTCAGAAAAGTAACTATGAGTTGATGTCCAATGAAAACTGCACTGTCAGAGGGTTTTTGTAGTGTCAGTCGCTGCAATTTTATACTGTTAACTAATAATTATGTGAAAATGTAAGTTGGGCAATGATGCAGAGAAATTCAAAAGTAATGTAACGAGAAGagtaacaaattactttcttCAGGAAGTAAATCAGTAATTTATTCATATTACTTTTTGATAAACCCCTCACATCCTGAGTGTCAGGATTATAAACAACCCCCTGTCTTTCTGCCAACGTCTCACTTTGTGCTCCTGAAACTTTTTCCAATTACAAAgttcataaaaaaaacccatttccGGGTCCCTCATTCTGCTGGCGGTGGATTCCACCACGCAGCAGCTTTTAGTCATTTTCCATTTTTTGCTTGCAGATGGATCTGACAAGGAGTCACCTTCACAcaacaaagtcagagagagacATTCATTTTTTCCCTCCTGTGTGGATGGGACGTAACTGCACTCTGCCTCTATAGGTTAAtaagtacattttaaaaataataattaaactgattaaaaataaatcacagtgAAAAAGCAACTCTGATATCTGATTAACTGCTTCAGAAATGTTCCTAGTGAAGTACATTTGTGGGTTTCAGCTCCTCAGCTTGTGTGATTTATGTGAGTGAAATATCTTTGGGACCGTTTGGGTGACAAAACAAGACATCAGAAGATGTTATTACAGGTTCAGGGCTATTATGACTCTGAAGTAAACAAAACCAGGATGTGTGGATGAATATGCATGTTGATTAGCTCACCCAGCAAGTGTCCCTGGACGGCGATCCCCGAAGAACATAGCAAATTAGCCTTCTGATCATTCCAGGATTTAAAATGAGACTTTTTATGCTGTTTATATCACTgctcatatttttttattattagtgcTGTTAGTAAAATGTCACACTCAGgcactttttttaaacaattgttGCTGCTTTAACGTAGAAATTTCCCCTTACAGGTTAAAAAAGCACATTTAACCTTAAACACAAGTGTTTTATATAATTCATAGAAACCTGCAGGGAACTTGTGCTACTTCCTGTAAAATATTCTCTGAAACTTCCCTAAATATCTACAAGGA contains these protein-coding regions:
- the LOC101469924 gene encoding tumor necrosis factor, which codes for MVAYTTTPVDVEAGPEAKTVVLVEKKSPAEWIWKVCAVLVVVALCLAGVLLFAWYWNTRPERMTQVGQPEALKAKNTGEKPEPHSTIKWISSKAKAAIHLEGSDSKGHLEWRNGQGQAFAQGGFKLEANKIIIPHTGLYFVYSQASFRVICGNSDDNEDEEKSLTILSHRIWRYSESVGSPSTLMSALRSACQDTIQDSFSDHGWYNAIYLGAVFQLNEGDTLWTETNQLSELETDEGRTFFGVFAL